A window from Planococcus maritimus encodes these proteins:
- the tuf gene encoding elongation factor Tu produces the protein MGKAKFDRSKTHANIGTIGHVDHGKTTLTAAIATVLARASGGEARSYDQIDNAPEEKERGITINTSHVEYETETRHYAHVDCPGHADYVKNMITGAAQMDGGILVVSAADGPMPQTREHILLSRQVGVPYLVVFMNKCDMVDDEELLELVEMEVRDLLSEYDFPGDDIPVIKGSALKALEGESEWEEKILELMAAVDEYIPTPERDTDKPFMMPVEDVFSITGRGTVATGRVERGQIKVGDNVDIIGINEEAKSTTVTGVEMFRKLLDYAEAGDNIGALLRGVSRDDIQRGQVLAKPGTITPHTTFKAEVYVLSKEEGGRHTPFFTNYRPQFYFRTTDVTGVCNLPEGVEMVMPGDNIEMDVELISPIALEEGTKFSIREGGRTVGAGVVASIQK, from the coding sequence ATGGGTAAAGCTAAATTTGACCGTTCTAAAACACACGCTAACATTGGTACAATCGGACACGTTGACCATGGTAAAACAACTTTGACTGCAGCAATCGCTACAGTTCTTGCAAGAGCATCAGGCGGGGAAGCTCGTTCTTACGACCAAATCGATAACGCACCTGAAGAAAAAGAGCGCGGTATCACAATCAACACTTCTCACGTTGAGTACGAAACTGAAACTCGTCACTATGCACACGTTGACTGCCCAGGTCACGCTGACTATGTTAAAAACATGATCACTGGTGCTGCACAAATGGACGGCGGGATCCTAGTAGTATCTGCTGCTGACGGCCCAATGCCACAAACTCGTGAGCACATCTTGCTTTCACGTCAAGTAGGCGTACCTTACCTTGTAGTATTCATGAACAAATGCGACATGGTAGACGACGAAGAGCTTCTTGAACTAGTTGAAATGGAAGTTCGCGACCTATTGTCTGAATATGACTTCCCTGGCGATGACATCCCAGTCATCAAAGGTTCTGCTCTTAAAGCTCTTGAAGGAGAGTCTGAGTGGGAAGAAAAAATTCTTGAGTTGATGGCTGCTGTTGATGAGTACATCCCAACTCCAGAACGCGACACTGACAAGCCATTCATGATGCCAGTTGAGGACGTATTCTCAATCACTGGCCGTGGTACAGTTGCAACTGGCCGTGTTGAGCGTGGACAAATCAAAGTTGGCGACAACGTTGACATCATCGGTATCAACGAAGAAGCTAAATCTACAACTGTTACAGGTGTAGAAATGTTCCGCAAATTGCTTGACTATGCTGAAGCTGGCGACAACATTGGCGCACTTCTTCGCGGTGTTTCTCGTGACGATATCCAACGTGGACAAGTTCTTGCTAAACCAGGCACAATCACTCCACATACAACTTTCAAAGCAGAAGTTTATGTTCTTTCAAAAGAAGAGGGTGGACGTCACACTCCATTCTTCACAAACTACCGTCCGCAGTTCTACTTCCGTACAACTGACGTAACTGGCGTTTGTAACCTTCCTGAAGGAGTAGAAATGGTTATGCCTGGCGACAACATCGAAATGGATGTTGAGCTTATCTCACCAATCGCTCTTGAAGAAGGTACTAAGTTCTCTATCCGTGAGGGTGGACGTACTGTAGGCGCTGGCGTTGTAGCTTCTATCCAGAAGTAA
- the ilvE gene encoding branched-chain-amino-acid transaminase: MAEQVIYMNGEFVKKEDAKISVYDHGFLYGDGVFEGIRSYNGNVFRLEEHLERLYDSAKSVMLEIPHTFDEMTQLVVETLRQNQLKDAYIRLVVSRGVGNLGLDPFSCAEPNVIVIAEPLSLFPKALYDSGIEIVSVASRRSRSDVLSPKVKSLNYMNNILVKIEASLAGVSEALMLNDQGYVAEGSADNIFIVRKNKLLTPPGYVGALEGITRNAIMEVAAEKGYQMEEGVFTRHDVYVADEVFLTGTAAEVIAVIKVDGRVIGDGKPGPVTNDLLEAFRELVQQDGVKVYNEEHLNVV; the protein is encoded by the coding sequence ATGGCTGAACAAGTAATCTATATGAATGGTGAATTTGTAAAAAAAGAAGATGCCAAGATTTCAGTCTATGATCATGGCTTTCTATATGGCGACGGAGTCTTCGAAGGCATCCGTTCTTACAACGGAAATGTCTTTCGGTTAGAAGAGCATCTAGAACGCCTTTACGATTCAGCTAAATCAGTGATGCTTGAAATTCCGCACACTTTCGACGAAATGACTCAGTTGGTCGTAGAAACGCTTCGGCAGAACCAATTGAAAGATGCGTACATTCGCTTAGTCGTCTCACGCGGCGTTGGAAACTTAGGTCTTGACCCATTCAGCTGTGCAGAGCCGAATGTCATCGTCATTGCTGAGCCGCTTTCTTTATTCCCGAAAGCTTTGTACGACAGCGGCATTGAAATCGTTTCGGTCGCTTCTAGAAGAAGCCGTTCAGATGTTCTCAGCCCAAAAGTCAAATCGCTGAACTATATGAACAACATCCTGGTGAAGATCGAAGCAAGCTTAGCAGGTGTCTCGGAGGCACTTATGTTGAACGACCAGGGCTATGTGGCAGAAGGATCAGCTGACAATATCTTCATCGTTCGCAAAAATAAATTGCTGACGCCTCCCGGTTATGTAGGAGCGCTTGAAGGCATTACCCGAAACGCCATCATGGAAGTGGCGGCGGAAAAAGGCTATCAAATGGAAGAGGGGGTCTTCACAAGACACGATGTTTACGTGGCGGATGAAGTATTCCTGACAGGGACAGCAGCAGAAGTCATTGCTGTCATCAAAGTGGACGGGCGCGTAATTGGCGATGGAAAACCAGGGCCAGTCACTAACGACCTTCTCGAAGCATTCCGTGAGCTGGTCCAGCAAGACGGCGTTAAAGTGTATAACGAAGAACATCTAAACGTAGTATAA
- the ilvB gene encoding biosynthetic-type acetolactate synthase large subunit yields the protein MGVNVKVREELKQELAGSGADVLIQSLKQQGVEIIFGYPGGAVLPIYDALHRNPIRHILARHEQGAIHAAEGYARVSGKTGVVIATSGPGATNLVTGIADAMLDSLPLVIFTGQVATSVIGTDAFQEADIVSITQPITKHNYQVKKTEDLPRIIKEAFFIASTGRPGPVLVDIPKDVATTLFAGKEEQADADVYLPGYQPTISPNYLQIQKAVQLLSKATKPVILAGAGVLAAKASEELHAFAEQHQIPIVNTLLGLGTVGGDHELFLGMGGMHGTYAANTAICECDVLMNIGARFDDRLTGNLASFAPNAEVIHVDIDPAEIGKNVPTAIPIVSDAKAALVELLKSNFESPNTTEWRNKLHAYKEAYPLQYHQKERVGIMPQQAVELIHRLTGGDAIVTTDVGQHQMWTAQYYRFNNPHNWVTSGGLGTMGFGFPAAIGAKFARPEETVVAIVGDAGFQMTLQELSLLQEYRLPVKIVILNNQSLGMVRQWQETFYEERYSQSMMPVQPDFVKLAAAYDIDGYKVETMEEAEAVFKEAFESDGPALIDCRVIQLECVYPMVAPGKGLNEMIGVKGE from the coding sequence TTGGGAGTAAACGTAAAAGTCAGAGAAGAACTCAAACAGGAATTGGCCGGCAGCGGGGCGGACGTATTAATTCAATCATTGAAACAGCAAGGTGTTGAGATCATTTTTGGCTACCCAGGAGGTGCGGTTTTGCCAATCTACGATGCATTGCATCGAAACCCCATCCGCCACATACTAGCAAGACATGAACAAGGTGCTATCCATGCGGCGGAAGGCTACGCTAGAGTGTCTGGGAAAACAGGGGTGGTCATTGCTACTTCTGGACCGGGGGCGACAAACCTTGTCACCGGCATAGCGGATGCCATGCTCGATTCCTTGCCGCTTGTCATCTTCACTGGACAAGTTGCTACTTCGGTCATCGGTACCGATGCTTTCCAGGAAGCGGATATTGTCAGCATTACTCAGCCAATCACCAAACATAATTACCAAGTAAAGAAAACGGAAGATTTGCCGCGTATCATCAAGGAGGCATTTTTCATCGCATCGACAGGACGCCCGGGACCGGTCCTTGTCGACATCCCAAAAGACGTCGCCACTACTTTATTCGCAGGAAAAGAAGAACAGGCAGATGCAGATGTCTACTTGCCAGGGTACCAACCGACGATTTCGCCGAATTACTTGCAGATCCAAAAAGCTGTGCAATTGCTGTCTAAGGCGACAAAGCCGGTGATCCTTGCCGGTGCCGGAGTACTAGCAGCAAAAGCTTCCGAAGAGCTTCACGCCTTTGCAGAACAGCATCAAATTCCGATCGTCAATACGCTCCTCGGCCTCGGGACAGTCGGTGGCGATCATGAATTGTTCCTAGGAATGGGCGGAATGCACGGAACTTATGCTGCGAATACAGCCATTTGTGAATGCGACGTGCTAATGAACATCGGGGCCCGTTTTGACGACAGGCTCACCGGCAATTTGGCCTCATTCGCGCCGAATGCAGAAGTCATTCACGTCGATATCGACCCGGCGGAAATCGGGAAAAATGTCCCGACGGCCATCCCGATCGTATCGGATGCCAAAGCCGCTTTAGTGGAACTATTGAAAAGTAATTTCGAAAGCCCGAATACAACAGAATGGCGAAACAAGCTTCATGCTTACAAAGAAGCTTATCCGCTTCAGTATCATCAAAAAGAACGTGTTGGCATCATGCCTCAGCAAGCCGTCGAATTGATTCACCGGTTGACGGGCGGCGATGCGATCGTCACGACGGATGTCGGGCAGCATCAAATGTGGACAGCTCAGTATTACCGCTTCAACAACCCGCATAACTGGGTGACATCCGGCGGGCTTGGGACGATGGGCTTTGGCTTTCCCGCAGCGATTGGGGCGAAGTTCGCAAGGCCGGAAGAAACGGTTGTAGCGATAGTCGGCGATGCCGGATTCCAAATGACTTTGCAGGAATTGTCGCTATTGCAGGAATACCGGCTGCCGGTAAAAATCGTCATCTTGAACAACCAAAGTCTTGGCATGGTTCGCCAGTGGCAAGAAACCTTCTACGAAGAACGTTATTCCCAATCGATGATGCCAGTACAGCCAGATTTTGTGAAGCTGGCAGCCGCTTATGATATTGACGGCTATAAAGTCGAAACGATGGAAGAAGCGGAAGCGGTATTTAAAGAAGCGTTTGAATCGGATGGCCCAGCGCTCATCGATTGTCGGGTAATCCAGCTCGAATGCGTCTACCCGATGGTGGCGCCAGGCAAAGGGCTCAACGAAATGATCGGGGTGAAAGGCGAATGA
- the ilvN gene encoding acetolactate synthase small subunit: protein MKRVITTTVINQSGVLNRVTGLLMKRQFNIESISVGHTEQAGISKMTFVVNVEDKGKLEQLLKQLQKQIDVLKVNDITDKAMVMRELALIKVVAPPAARSEIYSIVEPFRATVVDMSKNVTTFQVTGDPEKIEAFIDLMKPYGIKELTRTGVSAFVRETQKAHTPQLNIL, encoded by the coding sequence ATGAAGCGAGTAATCACAACGACGGTCATCAATCAAAGTGGTGTTTTGAATCGGGTCACCGGGCTGTTGATGAAGCGTCAATTCAATATTGAGAGCATTTCGGTCGGACATACCGAGCAAGCAGGCATTTCCAAAATGACCTTTGTCGTCAACGTTGAGGATAAAGGCAAGCTCGAGCAATTGCTCAAGCAGCTGCAAAAGCAGATTGATGTGCTAAAAGTCAATGACATTACCGATAAGGCGATGGTCATGAGGGAACTGGCGCTGATCAAAGTGGTCGCACCACCCGCAGCGCGCAGCGAAATTTACAGCATTGTCGAACCCTTCCGTGCGACGGTGGTCGATATGAGTAAAAACGTCACCACGTTCCAAGTGACAGGTGACCCTGAAAAAATCGAAGCCTTCATCGATTTGATGAAGCCATACGGCATCAAAGAATTAACAAGAACCGGGGTATCCGCTTTTGTCAGAGAAACACAAAAAGCCCATACACCGCAATTGAACATCCTTTAA
- the ilvC gene encoding ketol-acid reductoisomerase has translation MAKMYYNQDVNDQALKGQTIAVIGYGSQGHAHAQNLNDSGFKVVVGVRSGKSFDQAKADGLEVATVAEAAQAGDVIMVLVPDERQTQIYEESIKPHLTAGKSLVFAHGFNVHFNQIVPPKDVDVFLVAPKGPGHLVRRTFEAGAGVPALFAVHQDVSGNAKDTALAYAKGVGAARAGILETTFKEETETDLFGEQAVLCGGVTSLVKAGFETLVEAGYQPELAYFECLHELKLIVDLMYEGGMSGMRYSISDTAQWGDFVSGPRIVDADTKARMKDVLTDIQTGKFAKGWLLENQLNRPEFTAIENAEADHQIEQVGRELRAMMPFVNENKKPKEVATNVSN, from the coding sequence ATGGCAAAAATGTATTATAACCAAGACGTAAACGACCAGGCTCTAAAAGGACAGACAATCGCGGTGATCGGTTACGGTTCACAAGGACACGCACACGCGCAAAACTTAAATGATTCAGGTTTTAAAGTGGTAGTTGGCGTTAGATCCGGCAAATCATTCGACCAGGCAAAAGCAGACGGCCTGGAAGTAGCGACAGTCGCAGAAGCCGCACAGGCAGGCGACGTCATCATGGTCCTCGTGCCGGATGAACGCCAAACACAAATCTACGAAGAGTCGATCAAGCCGCATTTAACGGCTGGAAAGTCACTCGTCTTTGCACATGGCTTCAATGTTCATTTCAATCAAATCGTGCCACCAAAAGATGTGGACGTCTTCCTTGTCGCTCCTAAAGGCCCGGGGCATCTTGTCCGCAGAACATTCGAAGCAGGAGCGGGCGTACCGGCATTGTTCGCCGTACACCAAGATGTGTCTGGCAATGCGAAAGATACGGCTCTGGCGTACGCGAAAGGCGTCGGCGCTGCTCGTGCGGGGATCCTTGAGACAACGTTTAAAGAAGAAACGGAAACCGACCTATTCGGTGAACAAGCGGTCCTGTGCGGCGGGGTGACTTCACTCGTTAAAGCCGGATTCGAGACATTGGTGGAAGCAGGCTATCAGCCGGAACTGGCATACTTTGAATGCTTGCATGAACTGAAGTTGATTGTTGACCTAATGTACGAAGGAGGCATGTCCGGAATGCGCTACTCGATCTCCGACACAGCGCAATGGGGTGACTTCGTATCCGGCCCGCGTATTGTCGATGCCGATACAAAAGCCCGCATGAAAGACGTGCTAACGGATATCCAAACCGGTAAATTCGCCAAAGGCTGGTTGCTGGAGAATCAATTGAACCGTCCGGAATTCACGGCGATCGAAAACGCCGAAGCGGACCATCAAATCGAACAAGTCGGACGCGAATTGCGCGCCATGATGCCATTCGTCAATGAAAACAAAAAACCAAAAGAGGTGGCTACGAATGTCTCAAATTGA
- a CDS encoding 2-isopropylmalate synthase — protein MSQIDIFDTTLRDGEQSAGINLNTAEKIEIARQLERLGVTIIESGFPASSPGDFDAVQRIASTVKNSIVTGLSRSMKADIDRTWDALKGAEQPHIHIFLATSPIHMEHKLMKTPEQVVDIAVESVRYAKKFFPLVQWSAEDASRSDPEFLAHIIKKVIEAGATTVNLPDTVGYATPEEYGAMFRYMTENVPGIENVKLSAHCHNDLGMATANTLAAIENGATQVEGTINGIGERAGNVALEEIAVALHIRKQFYNIETGINLNEIKRSSQLVSQLTGSIIQPNKAVVGKNAFAHESGIHQDGMLKNPLTYEIITPELIGDAATELVLGKHSGRHAFRDRAVKMGFELPDAKLNEAFIEFKKLADRKKQITEDDLFVLLTDQQIHDSETPVYELESVQVQYGTANIPTATASAIGPDGNQIHEAATGSGSVEAIFNTLERIVDGKVHILDYRVTSIGKGRDALGEAVINMSYDGETVTGRDVAQDVLEATAKAYFNAVNRQLVKQGNKTKIQAV, from the coding sequence ATGTCTCAAATTGATATTTTCGATACGACACTACGGGACGGAGAACAGTCGGCCGGGATCAACTTGAATACAGCTGAGAAAATCGAAATCGCCCGCCAGCTCGAACGTCTAGGCGTGACGATTATCGAATCGGGGTTCCCGGCTTCATCGCCAGGAGACTTCGACGCAGTGCAGCGGATAGCCAGTACGGTGAAGAACTCCATCGTAACGGGACTGTCCCGCTCCATGAAAGCGGATATCGACCGGACATGGGATGCCTTGAAAGGTGCGGAACAACCGCATATCCACATTTTCTTGGCGACCTCTCCTATCCATATGGAACATAAATTGATGAAAACACCGGAACAGGTGGTCGACATTGCTGTTGAATCCGTCCGGTATGCGAAAAAGTTCTTCCCGCTTGTCCAGTGGTCGGCGGAAGATGCTTCAAGGTCCGACCCTGAATTCCTGGCGCACATCATCAAGAAAGTCATCGAAGCAGGCGCTACCACAGTCAATCTGCCGGATACAGTCGGTTATGCGACACCTGAAGAATACGGCGCGATGTTCCGTTATATGACGGAAAACGTGCCGGGCATTGAGAACGTTAAGTTGTCGGCACATTGCCATAACGATTTGGGGATGGCAACGGCGAATACGCTCGCAGCAATCGAAAACGGCGCGACACAAGTCGAAGGCACGATTAACGGCATCGGCGAACGGGCCGGAAACGTCGCATTGGAAGAAATTGCGGTGGCGCTCCATATCCGCAAGCAATTTTACAATATTGAAACCGGCATCAACTTGAACGAGATTAAGCGCTCGAGCCAATTGGTCAGCCAATTGACCGGCAGCATCATCCAACCGAACAAAGCGGTTGTCGGCAAGAATGCTTTTGCGCACGAATCAGGGATCCACCAAGACGGCATGCTGAAAAATCCACTGACGTATGAAATCATCACACCGGAATTGATTGGGGATGCGGCAACCGAACTAGTGCTAGGAAAACACTCCGGCAGACACGCTTTCCGCGACCGTGCAGTCAAGATGGGCTTCGAATTGCCTGACGCTAAATTGAATGAAGCATTTATCGAGTTCAAGAAACTCGCCGACCGCAAAAAACAGATCACCGAAGACGATTTGTTCGTGCTATTGACCGACCAGCAAATCCACGATAGCGAAACGCCGGTCTACGAGCTTGAAAGCGTGCAGGTACAGTACGGCACAGCGAACATTCCGACAGCGACCGCATCAGCGATCGGTCCAGACGGCAATCAAATTCATGAAGCGGCCACTGGTTCAGGGTCGGTCGAAGCGATATTCAACACACTTGAACGTATTGTCGACGGCAAAGTGCATATCCTGGACTACCGCGTGACATCGATCGGCAAAGGCCGTGATGCTCTCGGGGAAGCAGTCATCAATATGAGCTATGACGGCGAAACTGTCACAGGGCGAGATGTTGCCCAAGACGTCTTAGAAGCAACCGCAAAAGCTTATTTCAACGCAGTGAACCGCCAGCTCGTGAAACAGGGAAATAAAACAAAAATCCAAGCAGTATAA
- the leuB gene encoding 3-isopropylmalate dehydrogenase → MEKTIAVLPGDGIGPEVTEAAVKVLKSIAMRYGHTFHWKFAAIGGAAVDQFGSPLPKETVEACEASDAILLGAVGGPKWDNNPAEQRPEKGLLNIRKHFDLFANVRPVKAVPALLGSSPLKEEIAREVDMVIVRELTGGLYFGEPKRHNENSAVDTLVYTRAEIERIVDQAFEMARSRRGKLASVDKANVLESSKLWRKVVEERKTGYPDVEVEHMLVDSAAMKLITNPRAFDVVVTENMFGDILSDEASVITGSLGMLPSASVRSDGFGLYEPVHGSAPDIAGQNKANPSAAILSAAMMLRQSFGMDSEASAIEDAVMSVLEDGYCTGDLSACGNKVISTQRFVEKVIEELEREFVSEHIMFSYV, encoded by the coding sequence ATGGAAAAGACAATCGCAGTATTGCCAGGAGACGGCATCGGACCAGAAGTAACAGAGGCAGCAGTAAAGGTGCTAAAATCCATTGCGATGCGCTATGGCCACACATTCCATTGGAAATTCGCAGCCATCGGGGGAGCGGCAGTCGATCAATTCGGCAGCCCGCTACCGAAAGAAACCGTTGAAGCGTGCGAAGCGAGCGATGCGATCCTCCTCGGTGCGGTAGGCGGCCCGAAATGGGACAACAACCCCGCGGAACAGCGCCCGGAAAAAGGGCTGCTGAATATCCGCAAACACTTCGATTTGTTTGCCAACGTCCGCCCTGTCAAAGCGGTACCGGCACTTCTCGGATCTTCCCCATTAAAAGAAGAAATCGCGCGTGAAGTGGACATGGTCATCGTCCGTGAATTGACCGGCGGCTTGTATTTCGGTGAACCGAAACGCCATAACGAAAATTCCGCGGTCGATACACTTGTCTACACGCGGGCCGAAATCGAACGCATCGTCGACCAGGCATTTGAAATGGCCCGTTCGCGCCGCGGTAAATTAGCTTCCGTCGACAAAGCGAATGTCCTCGAGTCCAGTAAGCTTTGGAGAAAAGTGGTTGAAGAACGCAAGACAGGCTATCCGGATGTGGAAGTCGAGCATATGCTAGTCGATTCAGCGGCCATGAAATTAATCACCAATCCACGAGCGTTCGACGTTGTCGTGACAGAGAATATGTTCGGCGACATCTTGAGCGACGAAGCATCGGTCATCACGGGCTCGCTCGGCATGTTGCCATCTGCGAGTGTTCGTTCAGACGGTTTTGGTTTGTACGAACCCGTACACGGCTCGGCACCGGACATCGCCGGACAAAACAAAGCAAACCCATCAGCAGCGATCTTGTCAGCAGCGATGATGCTGCGCCAATCGTTCGGCATGGATTCAGAAGCATCGGCAATTGAAGATGCGGTCATGAGCGTATTGGAAGATGGCTACTGCACTGGCGATTTGTCGGCTTGCGGCAATAAAGTCATCTCGACGCAACGCTTCGTAGAGAAAGTCATCGAGGAATTGGAACGGGAATTCGTGTCGGAACACATCATGTTTTCCTACGTGTAA
- the leuC gene encoding 3-isopropylmalate dehydratase large subunit, translated as MAKTIIEKIWEQHIVFEEPGKPDLLYIDLHLLHEVTSPQAFEGLRLNGRKVRRPDLCFATMDHNVPTRNRSVIKDPISRKQIKTLQENCDEFGVPLAGINHPDQGIVHVIGPELGLTQPGKTIVCGDSHTSTHGAFGALAFGIGTSEVEHVLSTQTLWQSEPKTMEIRIDGELGFGVSAKDIILAIISTYGVDMGTGHIIEYTGEAIRNLSMEERMTICNMSIEAGARAGLVSPDETTVEYLRGRRNVPEGEAFEREAERWLALATDEGASYDVSHTIHADDISPFVTWGTNPSMGSGIAEHVPTAADYDKQEDRDALRQALAYMQLEEGAPLSSIAIQHVFIGSCTNARLSDLRAASEIVKGRTVHPAVTAIVVPGSETVKRAAEAEGLDQVFLQAGFEWRETGCSMCLAMNEDAVPAGERCASTSNRNFEGRQGAGSMTHLVSPVMAAAAAIEGHLTDVRNYMKEPVPQA; from the coding sequence ATGGCAAAAACGATTATTGAAAAAATCTGGGAACAGCATATTGTATTCGAAGAACCGGGAAAACCCGACTTGTTGTATATCGATCTTCATCTCCTGCATGAAGTCACCTCGCCACAGGCATTTGAAGGCTTGCGTTTGAATGGCCGGAAAGTGCGGCGCCCGGATCTGTGCTTTGCGACAATGGACCATAACGTGCCGACGCGCAACCGCTCCGTGATCAAAGACCCGATTTCCCGCAAGCAAATCAAGACGCTTCAGGAAAACTGTGATGAATTTGGCGTGCCGCTCGCAGGGATCAACCATCCTGACCAAGGCATCGTCCACGTCATCGGCCCGGAACTAGGTCTCACGCAGCCTGGCAAGACGATTGTCTGCGGCGATAGCCATACATCCACGCACGGCGCATTCGGTGCTTTGGCATTTGGCATCGGGACGAGCGAAGTGGAGCATGTCTTGTCGACACAGACGCTGTGGCAGTCCGAGCCGAAAACGATGGAAATCCGCATCGACGGGGAACTGGGCTTTGGCGTATCTGCCAAGGACATCATCCTTGCGATCATTTCAACTTACGGCGTCGACATGGGGACGGGGCATATCATTGAATACACCGGGGAAGCGATCCGCAACTTATCGATGGAAGAACGCATGACCATCTGCAATATGTCCATCGAAGCGGGTGCACGCGCCGGTCTTGTAAGCCCAGACGAAACAACGGTCGAATATTTGCGCGGCAGAAGAAATGTCCCGGAAGGCGAAGCGTTCGAGCGCGAAGCCGAGCGTTGGCTGGCGCTGGCGACAGACGAAGGCGCAAGCTATGACGTGTCGCATACTATCCATGCAGACGACATCTCTCCGTTTGTCACATGGGGCACAAACCCGTCGATGGGCTCTGGGATCGCTGAACACGTGCCGACAGCGGCAGATTACGATAAGCAGGAAGACCGTGACGCCTTGCGCCAGGCGCTTGCTTATATGCAATTGGAAGAAGGCGCTCCGCTGTCATCGATCGCTATCCAGCATGTCTTTATCGGATCGTGTACGAATGCGCGCCTTAGTGATTTGCGGGCAGCGAGTGAAATCGTCAAAGGCAGAACCGTGCATCCGGCGGTCACGGCGATTGTTGTACCGGGCTCTGAGACCGTCAAACGCGCAGCTGAAGCGGAAGGGCTTGACCAAGTATTCCTGCAAGCAGGCTTTGAATGGCGCGAAACTGGCTGCAGTATGTGCCTAGCAATGAATGAGGATGCTGTGCCGGCAGGAGAGCGCTGCGCGTCTACGTCAAACCGTAATTTTGAAGGGCGCCAAGGGGCCGGCTCCATGACGCATTTGGTGTCACCGGTCATGGCAGCTGCCGCGGCAATTGAGGGGCATTTGACAGATGTCCGCAACTATATGAAAGAACCTGTGCCACAGGCATAA
- the leuD gene encoding 3-isopropylmalate dehydratase small subunit, translated as MKPINEISSVLTPLDRKNVDTDQIISKEFLKRIERTGFGKYLFYHWRFKADGTPNPEFVLNDTRFQDSEILVAQENFGCGSSREHAPWAILDYGFRVVIAPSYADIFYNNCVKNGILPIRLQEAEVTALLEKGKQARYRLDVDLRQQSVTGEDGASYSFDIDPYWKEMLLNGWDEISLTIQYDSYIQAYEEKTQQAQ; from the coding sequence GTGAAACCGATCAATGAAATTTCGAGTGTCTTAACACCGCTCGACCGCAAAAACGTTGATACCGACCAAATCATTTCAAAGGAATTCCTTAAGCGCATTGAGCGCACAGGGTTCGGCAAGTATTTGTTTTACCATTGGCGTTTTAAAGCGGACGGCACTCCTAATCCAGAGTTTGTCTTGAACGACACTCGCTTCCAGGATTCCGAAATTCTTGTGGCGCAGGAAAACTTCGGTTGTGGCTCCTCCCGTGAACACGCTCCGTGGGCGATTTTGGATTACGGTTTTCGGGTAGTTATTGCCCCGAGCTATGCGGATATCTTCTATAATAACTGTGTCAAAAACGGCATCTTGCCGATTCGCCTGCAAGAAGCAGAAGTGACGGCTTTGCTTGAAAAGGGCAAACAAGCACGATATCGCCTTGATGTTGATTTGAGACAGCAATCTGTTACGGGTGAAGATGGAGCCAGTTATTCATTCGATATCGACCCATACTGGAAAGAAATGCTGTTGAATGGCTGGGATGAGATCTCCCTGACGATTCAATACGATTCCTATATCCAGGCATACGAAGAAAAAACACAGCAAGCCCAATAA